In Symmachiella dynata, the following are encoded in one genomic region:
- a CDS encoding HEAT repeat domain-containing protein encodes MKKFPCCCCKNVVCALACALADCDRGVRRAAEKALKECGYEVDDCCNCNSCGQTCCNTCAPAACGAAGAAPAPAPAEGGDEAAPAPAPPAEPEAYFPSRIRNQQTQKSHRGLSNLFGLIR; translated from the coding sequence GTGAAGAAGTTCCCTTGCTGCTGCTGCAAAAACGTGGTTTGTGCTTTGGCCTGTGCCTTGGCCGACTGCGATCGGGGTGTTCGCCGTGCTGCGGAGAAAGCCTTGAAAGAATGTGGCTACGAAGTTGACGATTGCTGCAACTGCAACAGCTGTGGCCAAACTTGCTGCAACACCTGTGCCCCGGCTGCCTGTGGTGCCGCTGGTGCCGCCCCCGCCCCGGCTCCGGCCGAAGGTGGCGACGAAGCAGCTCCGGCTCCGGCTCCTCCGGCCGAACCGGAAGCGTACTTCCCCTCGCGGATTCGCAACCAACAAACGCAAAAATCGCACCGCGGTTTGAGCAACTTGTTCGGTCTGATTCGCTAG